The Nitrospira sp. sequence GCTGAACACCTTGATCAAGACGTCGAGGATTCATGGTCGCGCCAATGCCGCGCTCGACAAGCCCGTCGAAACGATGTTGACGCTCATCGAAACGCTCGCTCATGACCGACCGGTCGGTTTATGGGTCCAGGATGATTTCCTCTTCTTGGGAGAGCACCATCTGAAAGTGACCTCGCAGCAAATGCTGGTGGTCTCAAGCGTGATTGACGCTCTGAGGAAGTGGGGCATCGGCGGCTTGACTTTTTCTTCGTCCGTTTCCTCCAAAGACCTTCGAGAGTTCGCCCATCTGTTCGTCAGTCTTGACCCGGCCTCCAAGTCGATCGAGGACTTCAGACAGGAATTGAAGAACCTGGCCGTCACCGGCATTGAAATCAACGATCCTCGTCAACTCACGTTCAGAGAAGATCCTGCCGGAGACGGGGATGCAAAGGTCAAGCACAAATCGCAGTCGAAAGCCGCGTATGGGAAAGCAACCGACGCCGTCGGCAACCTGACACAGTCCGCCCGCGACGGCAAGACCCTGAGTTTTAAGCTCGCCAAACGTGCCATTCAGAATATCATCGACCTGATGATGCACGATGAGCCTGTCTTGCTCGGTCTCACAACACTCCGCTGTCACGATCAATACACTCATAATCACTCCGTCAACGTCGCGCTGCTCTCCATGGCTCTCGGTAATCGTGCCGGCTACTCCAAGGTCGACCTTGCCGATCTGGGGTTGGGGGCTCTCTTTCACGACGTGGGGAAATGTGCGATCTCCTTGGATATCCTGAATAAGCCCGGCGAATTCACCACAGACGAGTGGGAGATCATGCGAAGCCATCCCGTAGAGGGAGTGCTGACCCTCATCGAGCTGCGGAATATCGGGAATGTCCCAACCCGAATGGCCTCAGCTTCCTTCGAGCATCACATGAACTATGACCTCTCCGGATACCCCAAACTTGCTGTGCCGTGGAAGCAAAGCTTGCCGAGCCGCATCGTCACGATAGCGGACTGTTATGACGCCATGACCTCATCACGAGTCTACCGGCGCGAACCTATGTCGCCGTCGAAGGTCTTGAAATTCATGTTCAGCAAAAGCGGCCAATCCTTTGACCCAATACTTCTGAAACTCTTCGTGAACTGTGTCGGCATTATCCCCATCGGAAGCTTGGTCGTCCTCGATTCAGACGAATTCGCCGTCGTGCTCAAACCTGCCGCCGACAAAGCCGACGGTGAACGCCCCATCGTCAAAATCATAACCGATGCCCAGAGCAATCCCATCGACGACGGACCGGAGTTGGACTTGACGGAAAAAAACGATACCGGCGAATATGGGCACAGCATTATTCGGTTGGTCGACAACACCGAGTACAAATTCGACACCAGCCGCTACTTCGTCTAGTCGTCGTATGTAACGGGACTCTCTCCTCTCCTGGTTCCCTTGCGCCGTTCTTGTGACGCTCTTGCTTGACACGCTGAAAGACGATCCTCGACAATGCCGGCATGGGCGGGCAGATCGTCATCGAGCAGTTGGAGTTCCGCGGCCGCTGTGGCGTGACGCCGGAAGAGCGGGCTCGGACTCAGCCACTTGCGGTCGATCTGGAGTTGAGTTTCCAGCTAGAGGATGCGGGGCAGTCCGACGACCTGCTGCACACGATCGACTACGCGAAAGTGGCTCAGCGCGTGGTTGAACTTGGAGTCGGTCATGATT is a genomic window containing:
- a CDS encoding HD domain-containing protein, whose product is MNELKSKIPRSQPSEDTTQPILTHEKSLSQKIGQGSEAGDILDQQLAMLGFQLITQLNTLIKTSRIHGRANAALDKPVETMLTLIETLAHDRPVGLWVQDDFLFLGEHHLKVTSQQMLVVSSVIDALRKWGIGGLTFSSSVSSKDLREFAHLFVSLDPASKSIEDFRQELKNLAVTGIEINDPRQLTFREDPAGDGDAKVKHKSQSKAAYGKATDAVGNLTQSARDGKTLSFKLAKRAIQNIIDLMMHDEPVLLGLTTLRCHDQYTHNHSVNVALLSMALGNRAGYSKVDLADLGLGALFHDVGKCAISLDILNKPGEFTTDEWEIMRSHPVEGVLTLIELRNIGNVPTRMASASFEHHMNYDLSGYPKLAVPWKQSLPSRIVTIADCYDAMTSSRVYRREPMSPSKVLKFMFSKSGQSFDPILLKLFVNCVGIIPIGSLVVLDSDEFAVVLKPAADKADGERPIVKIITDAQSNPIDDGPELDLTEKNDTGEYGHSIIRLVDNTEYKFDTSRYFV